From Paenarthrobacter sp. A20:
CGGTCCGTGCTGCCGGAGGGGGGTGGTGGGACGTGCTGTTCGCGGCTGTGATCCCGCAGACACTGCCGCAACTCACAGGCCAATGGCTGTACATGCTGGACGTGAACATACGCACATCAACGGTCCTGGGAATCGTTGGCGCCGGCGGCATCGGCTTCCTCCTCATGGAATCCGTCCGCACACTCAACTTCGACGTCGCCGGCAGCATCATCCTGATCATTTTCTTCATCGTCTTCGCGATCGAAAGGCTCTCTGCATGGATACGCAGACTCTTCCGCTGACCGCATCCGCCCAGGTATGGACCGGTGGAAGCGACTTCCGCAACCTCAGCGTGGACCTGCCCGAACTGGCTCATGGCGAGGCGATGGCAACCATTGATCTCGCAACCATTTGCGGCTCGGACATCCACACGATTTCCGGACGACGTTCCGGACCCCACCCCGGCATTCTTGGGCACGAGGCCGTTGGCAGAATCACCAGCATTGGCTCAGGCGGGATACAGGACTTCAAGGGCAGGCAACTTCAGCCAGGCGACAGGGTGATCTGGAGCGTTACCGTCGCCTGCGGCCAATGCGCCAGATGCCGGGCAGGCGTCACGGCGAAATGCGTCGAGCTCCTCAAGACCGGCCATGAACCGCTCGACGGCGTTTGGGGTTTGTCAGGCGGCTACTCGTCCCACATCCATCTTCGCCGCGGCATCACCATAGTGTCGGTCCCGGAGACGGTGAGCGATGCGGCGGCCGCGCCCGTCGCGTGCGCCACCGCAACAGTGATGGCTGTGGTGGAAGCCGCCGGCATGCTTGCAGGCAAACGCGTCCTCGTCAGTGGTGCAGGAATGCTGGGAATCGTTGCCTGCGCTGTCGCCCAGCACCGGGGAGCATCAGCCGTGCATGTCCGGGACATCAATCCGGAACGGCTCGCGCTGGCCCAGGAGTTCGGAGCGACGGACGCAGCCGCACCCAACGCGGACCGCACGGGCCTTGCCGTGGACATCGCAATTGACGTGTCCGGCGCAGCCCAAGCCGTGGAGTCTGCCCTGGGAGCCTTGGACATCTCAGGTCGCTTGGTCTTGGCCGGCTCGGTCTCGCCGGGCCCGGCTGTGTCCTTCGACCCCGAAAAGATGGTCCGGTCCCTGCTGACCATTACAGGCGTCCACAACTACGAGCCCAGGCACCTTCAAGAAGCCATGGATTTCGTCAACGAAACCCGGGACACCTACCAGTGGGACGCGCTGGTGGAAGAACCCCGCGCCCTCGCAGAACTCCCGTTCGTCATGCAACCGCCCACCGGGCGATCACTCAGGAAATCGGTAACCCCCAACGTTGGAACAATAAGGAGAACATCATGACCACCCACAAATCAGTTGGACGACGCGGCTTCCTTGGGGGAGGACTCGCCTCAGCCGGGTTGACCATCGCCGCGACCGTGCCGGCGTCGATCCCGGCGCATGCCGCTGGTGGTGCGCCGATCCGCGCGGCAGTGCTGGAGTTCAACGATCCCTGGACCAAGGCAACCGGCCTGGGGGAGCTGCTGCGCCGGGCCGGGGCAAACGTGATCACCCTCGATCCCGGCCTGCCCGCCACATCGCAAGGCGTCGATCTCATTGCTTTCGGGACGTTCACCAACAACGCGCCCACCTATCTTGACTATGTAGCTGCGCAATCCTCGTCGCTGCGTGATTTTGCGGCAGCCGGCGGCGTGGTGCTGGACATGGCGCAGTCGGACCAGTATTCGCAGAAAGCGTCCTACCTGCCCGCACCGCTGAGCGCCACACGGGCCGACCCGGACCATGACGCCATCTACGCCATGGCGCCCGAACACCCTCTTGTCACGGCGCTGAGGACGGGCATCGACGGTCGGGTCTTGACTGACCGCGCTTCAGCGATCCGCGTCAGCTGGGAAACGTTGGTTGATTGGGAGTCCATGCGGGTGCTGCTCTCCTGCGCCCCCGGGGGCAACCCGAAGCCTCCCGCACTGCTGGAGGGCGCACACGGAAAGGGCCGGTTCCTGGTGACCAGCCTGACCATCGACAAGTGCTTCAACGCTGCAGGTACAGCCATCCAGCCAGCCACCGCCGTGGGAGATAGTGAAGCGTTCTTTGCCGCGCTGACCAAATACGTCTCCTCCGTAAAGGCAGGGACCGCTCCGGCCGTGGTGCCGACGCCCAAGCCCAAGGAACCGGCCGCCGGACCCATGGTGGGCCACACTACGGATCGGACAACCCGGATCTGGCTTCGCCCCGGCCGGGACCACCACGCCATTCCACGGTGGGAATGCACGGTCCGTAACCAAAAGGGCAAGGAAGAGCGGGTGCAGGCCACCCTCACCAGCGCGAACGATTACAGCCTGATCTTCGAAGTGGATAAGTTGCACCCCGGAACGCGGTACACGTTCACGATCGTTCCCGTCACCGGCGATCCGGAGTTCACCCCACTGATAGGTGCTTTCACCACTGCCCCGTCGGACAACTCCAAGGCCAAGGTGGTCATGGGCGTCGGTTCCTGTGCCCCCTCCGGCTCGGACGCCGTCTGGGACCGCATCCTGGCGGAGGGGTGCGACAGCTTCGTTTTCATGGGAGACACCCCTTACATCGACTCCGTTGATTTGCAGTTCGCCCGCCAGCGCCACCGCGAGTTCCTCCAGGTTCCCGAGCTGGCACGGCTGGTCCGTTCCATTCCGACGTGGGGCACGTGGGACGATCACGACTTTGCGTTCAACGCCAGCCTGGGAGATGTGAAGGGCAAGGTCAACACCCGTACGGCATTCGTCGACTACCGTGCCAACGCCAGCTACGGTCATACAGCTGCCGGGGAACAGCAAACCCGGCGCGACGCCGGCGAAGGCGTCTACACGTCCTTCCGGCGCGGACCCGTGGAAGTGTTCCTCCTGGACCCCCGATGGTTCAGCCGGACCGAGGCAAGCTGGGCCGACGTCGGACAGCCAACATGCCTCGGCACGACGCAGTGGCAGTGGTTCCAGAAGGCCCTGCGTTCCAGTGACGCCACGTTCAAGCTGGTAGTCAGCGGAATGATCTGGGATGACAAGCAGAACGCGGAATCGGACGACTGGGGTACCTTCCCGCACGAACGCGAGGCGATGTTCGACTTCATCAAGGACGAAGAGATTCCCGGCGTCGTCCTTCTCAGCGGCGATATCCACGTATCCCGCGCCTTGAACTACGGTCCCCGCGTCGGATATGACCTCTGGCAATGGATCGTCAGCCCGCTGCACGACCGCACCATCGCGAGCCTCAACGTTCCACACCCTGCGCTGGTGCACAGCGCGGTTGAGCCGAACGTCTTTGCCCGGATCGAGGCTGACACCACTGTGAAGCCCGCAACCCTGAAAGCAACGTGGATCAACCGTGCCGGCGAGCGGATCTTCGAGGTCGCCACGACGTCCACGCAGCTCGGGCATCGCCACTAACCAGCTGTTATGGCTGACTCTGGCCGGCAACCACTGCAACAGGACACGACGTCGGCACCCACTGTGAGTGCCGACGTCGTGCCGACCTATGCAGGGCTGACCGGGCCCGCTAGGGACGGGCGAGCAATGTGCCCCACTTCGGGTCCAGCAGCGGGGCGCCAGCCAGTTTCAACGCGTGCCATAACGTGACCGCAACGGAATCGAGAACGGGTACTCCGGTGCGGTTTTCCACCTCCGCGGTGATGTTGGCGCCGTACAGGTTGGTGCACAGGAAGACCAACGCATCCGGGTGTGAAGCAGCCAACTCCAGGGAGCCTGGCAGCATTTCTGTATCAGTCACGCGCGCGAAGGATTCGTTGTTGCTGAGGTCCAGGTGCCGGTGGCCGATGGTCTTGATTCCCTCTCGGGCGTAGGAGGAGATCACCGCTTCATTCACATCCACCGTGTAGGGCGTGAACAGGCCGATTCGTTCGGTCCTGAAGGTTTCAAACGCGTGAAGGTACGCGAGCGTGGAGGTGGTGGCAGGGATGCCGGTGGCCTCGGTGATTTCTCCGACCATCGCTTGATCGTGGGCAGCGCCAAGCCAGGATCCTGACGTGCCATTCCATGCGATGACATCCACGTCAGCGGTCGCCAATAGTTCGGCGGCGGCTCGCATGACGGAGGAGTCGAACTGCTTGTCCGAGGAATCGTCCAGGGCGATGCGCGTGACGGGGATGCGGGTCGAGTGAATGGTGACATCGCGGCGGTCACCGAGAATCCTGTAGGTCTGCGGTTCAAGGCAAGTGTTGGAGGACGGCACGATCATGCCGATGCGGGTGGGGCGGTTGGTGGAAGGCACAGTCTCTCCTAGGCAGTCAGGGAAGCAGTGGACAGGGAAACAGGAACGCCAAGTGCATCGCGGTGTTCCTTGAACCCGTTGCGGGCAACGAATCGTCCCACCGGGCCGGGATCGTGGAAACCGTCTTCGTCCAGGATCACGCGCCCGGCAGAAACCACGACGGCGGGCCAGCCGTTGAGCGTCTTCCCATCGAAAGGCGAGAAGTCGGTTCCTTGGTGCAGCGCACCGCCGTCGACCGTCTGTTGCGTGGCGGGATCGAAGATCACGAGGTCGGCGTCGAAGCCTTCCACAATGGCGCCTTTTTGAGGCACAGCGTTGATCCGGGCTGGCCCGGCGGAGAACACCTCGACGAAATCCTCAACGGAGCCACCGGATTCGGTGACCAGCGCCGTGAACGTTACTGGCATGCGCGTTTCAACCCCGGGGAGGCCGTGCGGCATGTAGCGGACGTCGTCGGTACGCTCGCGTTTCTGGGAGAGGTCGTAGCAGGAGTGATCCGAAGACACGGTATGGATGGACCCTGCTGCGAGGCGGTCCTTAAGGGCGGCAACGGTTTCGGCGCTGCGCATGGGAGGGCAGCAGGCATACCATTCGGGAAACGCGGAGCCGTAGACGGTGTCGTCCAGGGTCAGGTAGTGGGGGCACGTTTCGGAGTAGGCTTCCTGGCCGCGCCCGCGGGCCTTGGCCACAAGATCCACGGCGCCGGGTGTCGACTGATGCACGAAGTACACGGGAGCGCCGGTGTATTCGGCCATGGCCAGGGTCTCCTTAACGGAGACTTCCTCAGCCAACTGCGGACGGGTCCGGTGCAGGTGTTCGATGCCGATCCTGCCATCCGCTGCATGTTGTTCGGTGCAGTCGGAAATAATGGCGTCGTGCTCGGCGTGGATGTAGGTGAGCCCGTCAAGGCGCACCATTTCCCGCATGACTTTCAGGACGGTATCGCCGTCGGCCATAGTGGAGCCACGGTTGGTGGTGTACATCTTCACGGACCGTACGCCTTCGGCGGCGAGCTGTTCCAGCTGCCACGGCACGGTCTCGTCCCAGCTGACAACAGCGCCATGCAGGGCTACATCGCAGCGCGACTCTGCGGCGAGGCGCTTCTTATTCAGCACGGCATCCAGCGGTGTTTCCTGGGCGTCGCGGGGAATGCCGAAATCGATGATGGTGGTGGTTCCGCCCCAGAGAGCCGCCGTGGAGGTGGTGCGGTAGTCATCCAGGGTGCGGAAACGTCCTGTCACCTGGGCGACGTGGCAATGGCCGTCAATGCCGCCCGGAATCACTAACAGGCCATGGGCCTCGATGGTTCGGACAGCCGCCGGAACGGGCTCGGCAGCGTCGATGAGTTCGGTGATGATACCGCCGTCGACTACTACGTGGGCGGCTCGACGACCGAAGCTGTTGACAACAGTGCCGTGGGCGATGACGAGATCGGGAAGGTGGGACATCGGTGTCCTCCTGGTTCGTGGGTGGGTCTAAAGACTGGGGGACGGGGAATGGTGAGCCGACTGCGCGGTGGCCAAAGCGGCGTCGAGGCTTTCGGAGAGACCTGTGCGGCGCTTGACCGGCGGCGCGGCGAACGAGCCGCCGCGATGGGCG
This genomic window contains:
- a CDS encoding aspartate/glutamate racemase family protein; the protein is MPSTNRPTRIGMIVPSSNTCLEPQTYRILGDRRDVTIHSTRIPVTRIALDDSSDKQFDSSVMRAAAELLATADVDVIAWNGTSGSWLGAAHDQAMVGEITEATGIPATTSTLAYLHAFETFRTERIGLFTPYTVDVNEAVISSYAREGIKTIGHRHLDLSNNESFARVTDTEMLPGSLELAASHPDALVFLCTNLYGANITAEVENRTGVPVLDSVAVTLWHALKLAGAPLLDPKWGTLLARP
- a CDS encoding alkaline phosphatase; the encoded protein is MTTHKSVGRRGFLGGGLASAGLTIAATVPASIPAHAAGGAPIRAAVLEFNDPWTKATGLGELLRRAGANVITLDPGLPATSQGVDLIAFGTFTNNAPTYLDYVAAQSSSLRDFAAAGGVVLDMAQSDQYSQKASYLPAPLSATRADPDHDAIYAMAPEHPLVTALRTGIDGRVLTDRASAIRVSWETLVDWESMRVLLSCAPGGNPKPPALLEGAHGKGRFLVTSLTIDKCFNAAGTAIQPATAVGDSEAFFAALTKYVSSVKAGTAPAVVPTPKPKEPAAGPMVGHTTDRTTRIWLRPGRDHHAIPRWECTVRNQKGKEERVQATLTSANDYSLIFEVDKLHPGTRYTFTIVPVTGDPEFTPLIGAFTTAPSDNSKAKVVMGVGSCAPSGSDAVWDRILAEGCDSFVFMGDTPYIDSVDLQFARQRHREFLQVPELARLVRSIPTWGTWDDHDFAFNASLGDVKGKVNTRTAFVDYRANASYGHTAAGEQQTRRDAGEGVYTSFRRGPVEVFLLDPRWFSRTEASWADVGQPTCLGTTQWQWFQKALRSSDATFKLVVSGMIWDDKQNAESDDWGTFPHEREAMFDFIKDEEIPGVVLLSGDIHVSRALNYGPRVGYDLWQWIVSPLHDRTIASLNVPHPALVHSAVEPNVFARIEADTTVKPATLKATWINRAGERIFEVATTSTQLGHRH
- a CDS encoding amidohydrolase family protein: MSHLPDLVIAHGTVVNSFGRRAAHVVVDGGIITELIDAAEPVPAAVRTIEAHGLLVIPGGIDGHCHVAQVTGRFRTLDDYRTTSTAALWGGTTTIIDFGIPRDAQETPLDAVLNKKRLAAESRCDVALHGAVVSWDETVPWQLEQLAAEGVRSVKMYTTNRGSTMADGDTVLKVMREMVRLDGLTYIHAEHDAIISDCTEQHAADGRIGIEHLHRTRPQLAEEVSVKETLAMAEYTGAPVYFVHQSTPGAVDLVAKARGRGQEAYSETCPHYLTLDDTVYGSAFPEWYACCPPMRSAETVAALKDRLAAGSIHTVSSDHSCYDLSQKRERTDDVRYMPHGLPGVETRMPVTFTALVTESGGSVEDFVEVFSAGPARINAVPQKGAIVEGFDADLVIFDPATQQTVDGGALHQGTDFSPFDGKTLNGWPAVVVSAGRVILDEDGFHDPGPVGRFVARNGFKEHRDALGVPVSLSTASLTA
- a CDS encoding zinc-binding dehydrogenase, producing MDTQTLPLTASAQVWTGGSDFRNLSVDLPELAHGEAMATIDLATICGSDIHTISGRRSGPHPGILGHEAVGRITSIGSGGIQDFKGRQLQPGDRVIWSVTVACGQCARCRAGVTAKCVELLKTGHEPLDGVWGLSGGYSSHIHLRRGITIVSVPETVSDAAAAPVACATATVMAVVEAAGMLAGKRVLVSGAGMLGIVACAVAQHRGASAVHVRDINPERLALAQEFGATDAAAPNADRTGLAVDIAIDVSGAAQAVESALGALDISGRLVLAGSVSPGPAVSFDPEKMVRSLLTITGVHNYEPRHLQEAMDFVNETRDTYQWDALVEEPRALAELPFVMQPPTGRSLRKSVTPNVGTIRRTS